The Molothrus aeneus isolate 106 chromosome 31, BPBGC_Maene_1.0, whole genome shotgun sequence genome includes a window with the following:
- the LOC136568067 gene encoding dnaJ homolog subfamily A member 1-like, with product MVKETGYYDLLGVRPGASPDEIKRAYRRLALRYHPDKNPSEGERFKQISQAYEVLSDAHKRALYDRGGERAMKEGGLGGRGGGGGFGSPMDIFDLLFGGGVRMRGRADRRGKTVVHQLSVSLEDLYNGSTRKLSLQKNIICRKCGGCGVREGAQRRCPKCHGSGMEVRIHQLGPSMIQQIQTVCSQCQGQGEWIRPRDCCLTCNGRKVVREKKILSVHLDKGMKDGQKITFHEEGDQVPGLEPGDIIIVLDQKEHPVFRRSGDDLIVRREISLADALCGCRQVIHTLDNRTLLVSSPPGDVIRPGDLKCIPNEGMPVYRSPFQKGKLILQFEVKFPEPGWLPTDRLRQLQGFFPPQEEVMATEDTEEVELSDYTAQGGPGRRPYAGEAYHEDDFEDGMRQHVQCQTS from the exons ATGGTGAAGGAGACGGGTTACTACGACCTGCTGGGCGTGCGGCCGGGCGCCAGCCCGGACGAGATCAAGCGCGCGTACCGGCGCCTGGCACTGCGCTACCACCCCGACAAGAACCCCAGCGAGGGCGAGCGG ttCAAGCAGATCTCCCAGGCCTACGAGGTGCTGTCGGACGCCCACAAACGGGCGCTCTACGACCGCGGCGGCGAGCGCGCCATGAAGGAGGGAGGCCTGGGGGGCcgcgggggaggcggcggctTCGGCTCCCCCATGGACATCTTCGACCTCCTCTTTGGAGGGGGAGTGAGGATGCGTGGCCGGGCAGACAGGAGAG GGAAGACAGTGGTGCACCAGCTCTCGGTGTCGCTGGAGGATCTGTACAACGGCTCCACAcggaagctgtccctgcagaaaaACATCATCTGCCGCAAGTGTGGAG gctgcggGGTGCGGGAGGGCGCCCAGAGGAGGTGCCCCAAGTGCCACGGCTCGGGCATGGAAGTTCGCATCCACCAGCTGGGGCCCAGCATGATCCAGCAGATCCAGACcgtgtgctcccagtgccagggccagGGCGAGTGGATCCGGCCCCGTGACTGCTGCCTCACCTGCAACGGCCGCAAGGTGGTGCGAGAGAAGAAAATCCTCAGCGTGCACCTGGATAAag GCATGAAGGACGGGCAGAAAATCACTTTCCACGAGGAAGGGGACCAGGTGCCCGGCCTGGAGCCCGGGGACATCATCATTGTCCTGGATCAGAAGGAGCATCCTGTTTTCCGGCGCAGCGGTGACGACCTGATTGTCAGGAGGGAGATCAGCCTGGCAGACGCCCTGTGTGGGTGCAGGCAGGTGATCCACACCCTGGACAACCGCACCCTGCTCGTGTCCTCCCCGCCAG GTGATGTGATCCGACCTGGGGACCTGAAGTGCATCCCCAACGAGGGGATGCCCGTCTACAGGAGCCCCTTTCAGAAAGGAAAGCTCATCCTGCAGTTCGAG GTGAAGTTCCCCGAGCCGGGCTGGCTCCCCACGGATCGCCTgcggcagctgcagggcttctTCCCGCCGCAGGAGGAGGTGATGGCCACGGAGGACACGGAGGAGGTGGAGCTCAGCGATTACACGGCGcagggcgggccgggccggcggccCTACGCGGGGGAAGCCTATCACGAGGATGATTTCGAGGATGGCATGCGGCAGCACGTGCAGTGCCAGACCTCATAG